CTCTGGCTTCTGTAAAGGGCTGTAATGCCAAACACAGAACCCGCACCAAAGCCATACAGATCCAAAGGCAATTCCGCACGGGCGCCCAAGAGCAACTTGTTGTCCACTTCGAACATCGGTTCGCATTCGAACTTGACCTTGATTTCCTTGTTCGGGTCAAGGGCGCGTTCACTCAAAAGTTCAATCTGTCCAAGCTCGTAGTTGACTTCGTAGTCCGTACCACGGATAAGCGTTGTAGAACCGGCAGTCACCTTTTCAGAACCCGGAGAAATATCCATGCAGCTACCGCTATTGACAGAGTAGCTCGAATTCGGATCACGCACGCTAATCATGGAATTACGGCGTTTACCGACAGACTCAAAATAGAACTGGCTCGTGTATCGGTTCAAGTTATAGACCGGAAGCGTATAGAGCTGCGCCATCGTGGCGCTAGAATCCAAGTTGCGCAACGGTTCCAAGCAGTTTGCACGGGCACGGACAGCGGCGTTTGCTCCCGAATATTCCGATAGCGGTTTACAGGGCAACCACATTTCACCAGTATAGCTACCCGAAGCATCCTTCGTAAAGATTGTAGCATCGTTGATCAGCGGGGTTCCCGAAGTCGTATCGGCAAGCCCAAGTGTTTTCAAATATGAACCCGAGATGCCAGACTTGTTCTTCATGCGGAGCACAAAGTTGTTCGCACTCGCATCCGAAATGCCGATGGAATAGACATTACGAAGCATCAACTTGTCAATATCCGTAAGTTCGCTCAGCACGGCATCCCACTGGATAAGCACGGCTTCGCCACCATCGCGCAACATCTTGCCCTTGCGGCTTTCGTTACTGTAGTTTGCCGCCACAAGCGTATTGCGGTTGACGCCATTAATCTTCACAATACCCGTTCTTGAATCGTAGGTAAATTCAGTAGACGGGATTTCCACCATGCGGTCTACGGTTTTTGTGATTGTCTTGCCTTGCGGGGTCGTATAAACAACATTGACATTCTTAATGACATTGTCAGAAGTATTTAAAGCGCTTCTCTTATAAAGCTTCAAGTCCGTGACTTTATAATTCGAAACGGAACGGCCCAAAATAGCGGCATCGACATACTTGCTCCTCGCCTCTTGGTTCAAGAAGTAGTAGCGGTATGCAAGGAACTGTTTATCCGTCACCTGGAATTCAGTCGTCGATTCATTTGCCTTGATGGAATACTCTTCCTGTTCGCCACCATCCTGAGAGGCAATCGTCGTGAGTTTCCAGTCACCCAGTTTCCAGTCCGCCTTGATACCGAAAAGCCCCTGGTGGTTTTCTGAGTAACCCGTAAATTCCGTACCAGTCAAAGACAAGTTCGTCGTACCCGCTTCGACACGCTGCAAAATGTAATCTTCAAATTCGCCCTTGAACGATTCTTCGTAAACGACGCGGACTTCGTTTTGCGAGCCAAGACCTTCATCGACGTTCTTGATTTCGACCGTGATGTAAGGACCGATCTTACCTTCGACCATGAAGCTCGGGTTGTAGTCCAAAGACGGAGACGGCCACAAGCTCGTCTTGGTGCTGCCCTCGGCATTGTCCTTTTCGCCATAGCCCTTGAAGCGAACATCCATAGAACCCTTGAGCATGAGCTTCGGCTTGTTGAAGCCAAAGTCCTTCATCCACGCAGGCATGTTCACCGGAATCGTGATGTCAAAAACGGAACCCGTTTCAGGAGCTTCATAACCGCCATCGTTCTGACCGACAAGACCATTGAGCCACAAGCGCTTGCGACCCACATCGTACATGTCCGAAACGTAGTCTGCCAGTTCCGGATAATGCGATGTCCAGAGAACCGTCGTATCCGTACGGGAAACCGTATTCACGCGTTTTTCGGTCACATCGATTTCGCGAGTAGCCACATCGATGTCATGAGCAAAGATTTGCCCTTTCGACGTATTCATCAATCCCGAACGCATGCCAATGCCGCCCATCGGGAGGAGTCCGTCTAGCGGAGATGTTGACTTCGGAACCGGGATATACTTAATCGCCGGGGTCCATGCATCCATTGATTCTTCGGAAACCGATTCCGCAGGAGTTTCTGCACTTGAGACCGTACGCGGCGGTGTTACCGTTTCAGACTTCGGAGCTGTAGCCACAGACGTCGAAGACTTCACTGAAGCAGAAGACAAAGACTCCTTGACGACAGAAGAAGAGGACGGGACATTAACACTTGATGAAGACGAGGACTTCGCAACACTCGAGCTGGATTTCGGAGCAACCGCACTCGATGCAGGCTTAGACGCGCTAGAAGCAATAGCCGATGATTTAGGCGCCTCAGCACTTGATGCAGGAGCAGATGCAGACGAAACCGCCACAGACGGTTGAGACTGAGGCTTGGATGACGTAGCGCTTGATACAGGCGCAGGCGCACTCGAAGACGAAGCTACAGAAGCGGTCGACTTCGGGGCAGGCACATCCTGGAAAAGTTCATCGTCAAAAAGAGATTCATACGAGCTAAGCGTTCCATCTTGAGACCAGACGGAACCCACAGCCACAATGCTGCTTGCAGCAAAACCCCAGAGGGCAGATTTTAAAGACTTTCTAAAACGCAACGGTGTACAAAATACAAAAACGGGACGTTCAAAATTACCACCGATAACATAGAAAAAAAGAAACGCACCCATTTTAGAGGTGCGCTTCAAAACCGGATTCTAGACCCTATTTAAAGGATAAACTAGAGGAATACTTCAATGCCACCGCGGCACTTTTCCCAAGCCGGATTCTTCTTGCACAAGAGTTCAATCATCTTGTCGTAAGTAGCCGTATTGGAGAAGCCCTTCCACAAGCGACGTTCCACAGATTCACCGGAATCCTTGTCGATCGTCGTAATGGTATCGTAGTAGGCGGTGTTGTCCTTGAATTCAGAAATCAAGATGTTCTTCAAGTCGTCCGTATAGATGCGGGAGGCGTACTTGAGGATGGAATCGTTGAAGTTGAGTTCGTTTTCAACAAGCCATTCGAAGTCCTGGATCGGATTGCCGTAGATGAGCCAGTGACGGAGTGCGAGAGCGACCACGAGGTCCTTCACGGCACTGCGGAAGATGAACTTGTCTTCGAGGCGGCCATTCCACGTGATGCGGGTCAGCGGGTTATCGTCGTTAGCTTCGATAGACACGCCCTTACCCGGAGTGACCTTGCGGATCTTGATCGGGAGACGGCTAAGGAGCTGCCATGCCTTCGTGAAGGCGATGGTCTTACGGACAAAATCCTTTTCCTTTTCAGGGGCAACGCGCACAAACGCACCGAAGCAGCGCTGGTAGAGCGTTTCCTTATCGAAAATGCAGTCGCTGGAGCGGCATTCGCTGAGCTTGCCATCCATCATGAAGAGGGTCTTTGCAAGTTCCGGGCGCATGCGGACTTCGAGCTTACGGGTACGGGCCTTGAGACGGACACCGTCCTTATAAACGTAGGTAAAGCCTTCTTCCTGGTAACGCTGCCAAATGAAGAACTGCAAGTCGTCTGCAGCACGCAGATGGTAGCTGAACACCGGGTTCTGGCGGTTGTTAGCCATGGTCACCTGGTTCAAGAAGTTGTCGGCGCCCTGGTACGGCACAACGACCTTCACGAGCACCTGCGGATTCACCGGATGCTTGCTCTTCTTGGCATACTGTTCGTACGTGAAGAGGGACTGGGCACCGTTAATGATCTTCGGGCGTTCAATGAAAAGCACCTTCTTGCCATCGCGTTCCTTGAGGCGCAGGTCGTCACCCGTGAGGGTCATACCGTTGTGGAGGAACGGGAAGTCATCGACGTTCACGTTCTTGTCGTCATTCCTTTCCATGGTCTGGAAGGCATCGATAAGAGCGGCGTTCGTATGAGTGAGGTTACCGAGGTAAGTACGGATGTTAGAGCTAACAATAGCCATGTTGTGCTTGGTCTTGAGGCGCTTACCAAGGGCAACATGGTAGTCAAAAATCGTGCGGATCGGGCAGAAGCCGAGGAAGAGCTCGCCGTGATCGGAAGTGAGGTGGAGCGGTTCGGAATCCATCTCGATTTCAAGTTTGTCGTCTGCAGAGCGGAAATCGCGAGTGAGGTCGTCGTGTTCGGCGATAATTTCGAGCTTGGCCTTGACGTCGGTCTTCCAGAGCATGAGCTTGCGGCGCATATCCTTGAGGGTGCGTTCGAGTTCAGAGTCCGTGATATCGCGGCTAGCGCGAGTGCGGAGCACCGTAATTTCGAGAGTTTCCATGTACGGACGGCTTGCAGGAGCGTTTTCATCCTCTTCGGTTTCTTCGTCAGTAATCTTGTTGACGGCCCACGGGTCGGCTTCTTCGCGGAGTGAGAGGAAGAACGGATTGGTCGGGTCGCTAGTGCGGAACACGGCGATCTGGAGTTGCTTCAGATCGGCGTTCAAGTGTGCGACAACCTTTTCGAGCGGAGTATCTTCGTCCAAGAAGATGAAGAATTCCATAAAGCCCTGTGAATACTGGAAGCCGTGGAAGCATCCATTTTCATCCAGGTTCAGATGCCGGAGTGCCTTAATTCTATCGTTAGGGTCGTTAGGGTTCAAGCTCAAGAGGCTAGCGACAAATGCTAAGCGGCGTTCCTGCGATTTTGTTAGTTCCATTTTTTCCTCAATAATTACACTGCAAGACCAATATACAATATTATTATATATTGGAGTATTCTCGTAATTCGCACCCTAAAAATAGTTTCAAATCATAGTATTTGCGTGCAAAAAAGATAAAACATTCAATTTTTTTTTATAATTTAGCAAAAACTCAGTGCTCAAATGTGTAAAAATCTCATTTTTTACATTTTTTTTTGTCGACTTTACGTTTTTTCTAACAAAAAAGCTATGATTTAAACATTAGGAGCTTTTTATGAATTTACTAGATGTTATAGCCAAAGCGAAAGCTGAAAAAGCAAAGACTCTCGACCTTTCCCAGAAAGGCCTTCGTCTGTTGCCCCCTGAACTTTTTGAAATCGAATCGCTCGAGGAACTCAACCTCGACCGCAACATGCTCGTCGAAATTCCGGACGACATCGGCCTTCTCAAGAACCTGAAGAGCCTCTCCGTGAGCGAAAACGACCTCATGGAACTGCCGGAATCCATCGGTGAACTTACAAAACTTGAAAACCTCTACCTCGGTTACAACAGCCTTTCGGACCTTCCGGAATCTGTGGGCAAGCTCGTGAACCTCCAGACGGTGAACATTGCCAAAAACCAGCTTCTCGACCTGCCGCTCGAAGTGGGCAACTGGAAAAAGGTCGTCAAGTTCTCCCTGCACGACAACATGCTCTCCGAAATCCCGCCGACCATCGGCAAGATGACGAGCCTCGTGAAGCTCTACCTCGACAACAACGAGCTCACGACGATCCCGGCAACGCTCTCGCACCTCGAGAACCTCGAAATTCTCATGGTCTCGGGCAACCGCCTGGGCGCCATCCCGTCGGAATTCAGCAACCTGAAGAGCCTGCGTGAACTTGTGCTCGACGCAAACCAGCTCGCCACGCTCCCAGAAAGCCTTGCCGAATGCGAAAACCTCAAGACGATTTCCGTCATCGAGAACCCGATGGAAGAAGGCATTCCTCGCGTGCTCCTCGACAAGAAGGGACTGAGCATCGACCAGTAGCAGCTACGCTGCAGTTACTAGTCACTAGTCCTTAGTTACTAGAAGATTGTCATTCCCGGCATAGACCGGGAATCTCCTTTTTAGGAGCTATCACAATTCCAACATTCAAAGGATAAAGTCATGTTTCTCCGAATAATTCTAGCTGCTACGCTCTTGAGCTTACTCGGATGTTCGGACTTTATCCATCCGGTCAAGAGCACGCCTGAGCCCACAGAATATTCTTTTAACTACTGGCTCCTGCAAAAAGTATATCTGTACGAGGACGAGCTTACCGACTTGTCCCCAAACGGGGATTCCGATTCCATTAAAACTCAACTTTACGATCTTCTCAAGGACCCGTTTACCACATACGTTCCCCCCACCAAAAGTGAAGAACGAGCCACCGCCATCAATACAAGTCTTGTAGTAGGCGGCGATGTCGGGATGCGTTATTTCTACAACGAAAATCTGGATTACCCGATTATCATCACGCGAGTCTACCCCAAGAGCCCCGCCGGCAGAGCTGGCGTTCCAAGATACGGTCGCATCATCAGCGCAAACGGGATCGACCTCTCTGGAGAAGCTAAAAAAGTTAAAGCCGTTTACGATTCGGTTTTAAGTTATAGCAAAAACATAGACCTCGTCGTCGCACAGAATAACGACACCAATTTGTACAAGCTCGAAAAAGAAACCGTCTACGCACCTACTGTCTTTGTCGACACGGTAGATAGCAAGACCGCAAAAAATTCCTCCGGAATCATCTTCATTACAATTGAAGGATTTAAGCCGACAACGGCAAACCAAGATAGCGGCACATACGGGGAACTCAAAGCATACCTCGACTCCACCGGCTCTGACAAACGAATCCGTGTACTCGACCTGCGAGGGAATCCCGGTGGTCACGTGAACCAGTGCCTTGCCGCAGCAGACCTGTTCGTAAAACAAGGAACACTATCGACAAGACGTCAGCGCTCTCTCGACGCCGACGGTGAAACCAAATATACAGTATCGTCGATTAAAGCTAAAGCAGGCGACCCCGGAGAATCCGGCAAGTACATCATCTATGCCAATGGCGGCTCCGCCAGCTGTGCCGAAATATTTATCGCCGCAGTGACCGAAACGACAGACATTCCATTCGTCGGGAAAAAGACTTACGGAAAGGGCATCGGACAGACCAACTATTTCACATACGCAGGTGGGCTGGCGACAATAACCAATTTCGAATTTTTGACACCCAAAGGAAATTCCTACCACAAAAAAGGAATCTACCCCAAATACGAATGTGACAATGTAGCAGACCAAGATTGTGCCATCCAGTATGCCAATAAGATTTACGGCTCAAAAAGTTCCAAGCAAGAAAACGCGCTTACCAAGCCATCCTATGAATTTGTATATTACAACAAAGATAATGCGATTTCGGAATTTGAGGGAGGCTCAATCATATGGGAAAATTCAAGCCATTACTTAGACGCGTTCAAAAAGTCTCAGCATTAATTTGTTTAGCAATAAGCTTTTTTTGCGGCATCAACCTTACCGCTTGCGCTTCAGAAAACAGTTCTCCGTCAGGCACCAATTATTACACGCCCACCGTTTCCCGAGAATTTTTATACAACTATTACCTCCTCTTCTACCATTATAACGATAAGGATAAGTACCTAGGCAAGCCAGAAGACTATGTGGGCAAACTTAGCGAAGAGCAGGAAACCGCCTTGTCCCAAAAGGGTATTCCATGGGATTATTTCGACCTTTATTACATGTACGCACAAATGAACGATCCTTATACGTATTATTTGGATCCAGCCCATGCCGTAAGCAGGATTGAAAACATTTATAATTCCGACAAAATATTCGGTTCTGGCTTTGAACTTGATTCAACCTTGATTTCTGAAAAATATGTCATCAAAAAAGTTATACCCAGTTCGCCTGCAGACAAGGCGGGGATAAAGGTCGGTGACGAGATTACAGCAATCGAAGGTATCGCCCCCACAAAGGAACTCATATACCGCAGGCTTTCCACGGATTATGAAGGCGAAACCATTACCTATACAATCAAACGCGATTCAACGACATTGACAATCCCCGTTGTACTCGCCACGTTCTTGTCTCCAACAGTCGAGCTGTCGTTCAAGGATTCCATCCCCATTATCAAAATTTTGGAATTTGTCCAAACCACATCAAACGAGCGCGGGACATACGGAGAATTTATGGATTACCTCCAGGCAACGCAAAACTACAAGTCTACCATTCTTGACCTTAGAAATAACAGAGGCGGCAATCTGAATCAATGCGTAGAAATGACGAAAGTCCTACTTTCCAAAGGCGATACGGCGATAAACATTATTCTTTCAGATGCTGACACCATTAACAAAAGGCAAATTAAGAATACAATAACAGCCGTTGCAACAGACGATGGATTTGCCAGCAACCGTTATTTTGTAATTCTCGCCAACGGCATGAGCGCAAGCTGCTCTGAAACCATGATTGCAGGCATTGTCTCGAACAAGAAATTCCCAGTTATCGGAACAACCACTTACGGAAAAGGCATCGGGCAACATATCATTGTGACCCCATCTTACTCATACGTTTCAATCACAGATATGAAAACCTATGACAAGAACATGGTCAGTTTCCACAAAGTCGGAATTGTCCCAGACTTCGTCATCAGCGACAACGAGCAAGCCTTAGAAAAAGCAATTGAACTCGCGAAAGCGAAAAGCTTCATTCGTATCGCGGGCTATGGAACCGAAAATACAGGGCATTTTGCCAAAGCAGCTCTCGAACCCGACTCTATGCCGGGATTCTACCTGCTGCCCGGAGAACATATTCAGTAGGAATTACTTCAGCACGCGCATACGGACCATGACGTCCGTATCGTTCACCTTGACCGCCGGCGAAGCAAGCGTAAGCTCAATTTCCTTGCGGATATCAGCCACCTGCTTTTTGAGGCGGGCCATACGATTACCTTCGAGCTTCGGCGTTGCAATCATCGTCTTCTTTGCCGGATTCATCCAGTTGCCACGATTGTCCTTGAAGCCCAAGTGCAAATGCGGACCTGTGCTGCGGCCAGTAGACCCCACCTTACCGATAACCTGACGCGGAGCAACCTTCGCGCCGACATTCACGCCACGCACGGAGAGGTGCATGTACCAGCTTTCAGTATTGTCCCTATGGCGGATGGCAATCTTATTACCGCTCAAGTCATCGTAGCCAGAAACCGTCACGACACCAGCAGCGACCGC
This is a stretch of genomic DNA from Fibrobacter sp. UWB13. It encodes these proteins:
- a CDS encoding S41 family peptidase gives rise to the protein MFLRIILAATLLSLLGCSDFIHPVKSTPEPTEYSFNYWLLQKVYLYEDELTDLSPNGDSDSIKTQLYDLLKDPFTTYVPPTKSEERATAINTSLVVGGDVGMRYFYNENLDYPIIITRVYPKSPAGRAGVPRYGRIISANGIDLSGEAKKVKAVYDSVLSYSKNIDLVVAQNNDTNLYKLEKETVYAPTVFVDTVDSKTAKNSSGIIFITIEGFKPTTANQDSGTYGELKAYLDSTGSDKRIRVLDLRGNPGGHVNQCLAAADLFVKQGTLSTRRQRSLDADGETKYTVSSIKAKAGDPGESGKYIIYANGGSASCAEIFIAAVTETTDIPFVGKKTYGKGIGQTNYFTYAGGLATITNFEFLTPKGNSYHKKGIYPKYECDNVADQDCAIQYANKIYGSKSSKQENALTKPSYEFVYYNKDNAISEFEGGSIIWENSSHYLDAFKKSQH
- a CDS encoding AIPR family protein — translated: MELTKSQERRLAFVASLLSLNPNDPNDRIKALRHLNLDENGCFHGFQYSQGFMEFFIFLDEDTPLEKVVAHLNADLKQLQIAVFRTSDPTNPFFLSLREEADPWAVNKITDEETEEDENAPASRPYMETLEITVLRTRASRDITDSELERTLKDMRRKLMLWKTDVKAKLEIIAEHDDLTRDFRSADDKLEIEMDSEPLHLTSDHGELFLGFCPIRTIFDYHVALGKRLKTKHNMAIVSSNIRTYLGNLTHTNAALIDAFQTMERNDDKNVNVDDFPFLHNGMTLTGDDLRLKERDGKKVLFIERPKIINGAQSLFTYEQYAKKSKHPVNPQVLVKVVVPYQGADNFLNQVTMANNRQNPVFSYHLRAADDLQFFIWQRYQEEGFTYVYKDGVRLKARTRKLEVRMRPELAKTLFMMDGKLSECRSSDCIFDKETLYQRCFGAFVRVAPEKEKDFVRKTIAFTKAWQLLSRLPIKIRKVTPGKGVSIEANDDNPLTRITWNGRLEDKFIFRSAVKDLVVALALRHWLIYGNPIQDFEWLVENELNFNDSILKYASRIYTDDLKNILISEFKDNTAYYDTITTIDKDSGESVERRLWKGFSNTATYDKMIELLCKKNPAWEKCRGGIEVFL
- a CDS encoding leucine-rich repeat domain-containing protein translates to MNLLDVIAKAKAEKAKTLDLSQKGLRLLPPELFEIESLEELNLDRNMLVEIPDDIGLLKNLKSLSVSENDLMELPESIGELTKLENLYLGYNSLSDLPESVGKLVNLQTVNIAKNQLLDLPLEVGNWKKVVKFSLHDNMLSEIPPTIGKMTSLVKLYLDNNELTTIPATLSHLENLEILMVSGNRLGAIPSEFSNLKSLRELVLDANQLATLPESLAECENLKTISVIENPMEEGIPRVLLDKKGLSIDQ
- a CDS encoding S41 family peptidase → MGKFKPLLRRVQKVSALICLAISFFCGINLTACASENSSPSGTNYYTPTVSREFLYNYYLLFYHYNDKDKYLGKPEDYVGKLSEEQETALSQKGIPWDYFDLYYMYAQMNDPYTYYLDPAHAVSRIENIYNSDKIFGSGFELDSTLISEKYVIKKVIPSSPADKAGIKVGDEITAIEGIAPTKELIYRRLSTDYEGETITYTIKRDSTTLTIPVVLATFLSPTVELSFKDSIPIIKILEFVQTTSNERGTYGEFMDYLQATQNYKSTILDLRNNRGGNLNQCVEMTKVLLSKGDTAINIILSDADTINKRQIKNTITAVATDDGFASNRYFVILANGMSASCSETMIAGIVSNKKFPVIGTTTYGKGIGQHIIVTPSYSYVSITDMKTYDKNMVSFHKVGIVPDFVISDNEQALEKAIELAKAKSFIRIAGYGTENTGHFAKAALEPDSMPGFYLLPGEHIQ